In one Lolium rigidum isolate FL_2022 chromosome 3, APGP_CSIRO_Lrig_0.1, whole genome shotgun sequence genomic region, the following are encoded:
- the LOC124703122 gene encoding ATP-citrate synthase alpha chain protein 2 yields the protein MARKKIREYDSKRLLKEHLKRLAAIDLHILSAQITESTDFTELVNQQPWLSTMKLVVKPDMLFGKRGKSGLVALNLDIAQVKEFVKERLGVEVEMGGCKAPITTFIVEPFVPHDQEYYLSVVSERLGSTISFSECGGIEIEENWDKVKTVFLPTEKPMTPETCAPLIATLPLEARGKIGDFIKGVFAVFQDLDFSFIEMNPFTMVNGEPYPLDMRGELDDTASFKNFKKWGDLEFPLPFGRVLSSTESFIQDLDDKTSASLKFTVLNPKGRIWTMVAGGGASVIYADTVGDLGYASELGNYAEYSGAPKEDEVLQYARVVLDCATADPDGRKRALLIGGGIANFTDVAATFNGIIRALREKESKLKASRMHLYVRRGGPNYQTGLAKMRKLGAEIGVPIEVYGPEATMTGICKQAIECIMAAA from the exons ATGGCGCGCAAGAAGATCCGAGAGTACGACTCTAAGCGCCTCCTTAAGGAGCACCTCAAGCGCCTGGCCGCCATCGACCTCCACATCCTCTCCGCCCAG aTCACGGAATCAACAGACTTCACAGAGCTTGTGAACCAGCAGCCATGGTTGTCGACCATGAAGTTGGTCGTCAAGCCTGACATGCTGTTCGGGAAGCGTGGGAAGAGCGGCCTTGTGGCCCTCAACCTGGATATTGCTCAAGTCAAGGAGTTTGTGAAGGAGCGGCTGGGAGTCGAG GTTGAGATGGGCGGCTGCAAGGCTCCGATTACAACCTTCATTGTTGAGCCATTTGTGCCCCATGACCAAGAGTACTATCTTTCAGTTGTCTCAGAGAGGCTGGGTAGCACCATTAGCTTCTCAGAGTGTGGAGGAATTGAAATTGAGGAGAACTGGGACAAGGTTAAGACAGTATTTCTTCCCACTGAGAAACCAATGACACCTGAGACATGTGCTCCCTTGATTGCAACTCTTCCACTGGAG GCACGTGGAAAAATCGGTGATTTTATTAAGGGAGTGTTTGCTGTCTTCCAAG ACTTGGATTTCTCATTTATTGAGATGAACCCATTTACCATGGTGAATGGAGAGCCATATCCTCTGGACATGAGAGGAGAATTGGATGACACAgcatctttcaagaacttcaagAA GTGGGGAGATTTAGAATTCCCTTTACCATTTGGCAGAGTTCTCAGCTCTACAGAAAGTTTTATCCAAGATCTGGACGATAAG ACGAGCGCATCTCTGAAGTTCACAGTTTTGAACCCAAAGGGACGCATTTGGACAATGGTTGCAGGAGGCGGTGCCAGTGTCATATATGCTGACACA GTTGGAGATCTAGGATATGCTTCAGAGTTAGGAAATTATGCAGAGTACAGTGGTGCCCCCAAGGAAGATGAGGTTCTGCAGTATGCTAGAGTAGTACTTGAT TGCGCGACTGCTGATCCCGATGGCCGCAAGAGAGCTCTTCTCATTGGAGGTGGTATAGCCAACTTCACTGATGTTGCTGCCACATTTAATGGCATTATTCGGGCGTTAAGAGAGAAG GAATCCAAGTTAAAGGCATCCAGGATGCACCTGTATGTTCGACGAGGCGGTCCAAATTACCAAACTGGACTAGCAAAAATGCGCAAGCTTGGTGCAGAAATTGGCGTTCCGATTGAG GTGTATGGACCAGAAGCGACAATGACTGGCATCtgcaagcaagcaattgaatgCATCATGGCTGCAGCATAA